One genomic region from Parcubacteria group bacterium ADurb.Bin159 encodes:
- a CDS encoding pyruvoyl-dependent arginine decarboxylase: MIPQKVFLTKGVGVHKDKLASFELALRDAGIEKCNLVSVSSIFPPDCKIISKDEGIKLLNAGEITYCVIARNESNEPNRLISASIGLAIPRNGNQYGYLSEHHAFGEKGEKAGEYAEDLAATMLATTLGIDFNPDTAWQEREQVYKASGHIFKTTNITQSAEGDKRGLWTTVVAVAVFLE, encoded by the coding sequence ATGATTCCCCAAAAAGTTTTTTTGACCAAAGGAGTTGGTGTTCATAAAGATAAATTGGCTAGTTTTGAATTGGCTTTGCGTGACGCAGGCATTGAAAAGTGTAATTTAGTAAGCGTTTCCTCAATTTTCCCTCCTGATTGTAAAATTATTTCCAAAGATGAGGGCATTAAATTATTAAACGCCGGAGAAATTACTTATTGCGTTATTGCTAGAAATGAAAGTAATGAACCCAATAGATTAATTTCCGCTTCTATTGGTTTAGCCATTCCTAGAAATGGCAATCAATATGGTTATCTTTCCGAACATCATGCTTTTGGTGAAAAAGGAGAAAAAGCAGGCGAATATGCTGAAGATTTAGCTGCTACTATGTTGGCTACTACTTTGGGTATTGATTTTAATCCGGATACTGCTTGGCAAGAAAGAGAACAAGTTTATAAGGCCTCGGGACATATCTTTAAGACTACTAATATTACTCAATCTGCTGAAGGAGATAAAAGAGGTCTTTGGACAACAGTAGTGGCAGTAGCGGTTTTTCTTGAATAA
- the cpnA gene encoding Cyclopentanol dehydrogenase, translating into MRLENKVAVITGAGSGIGKAIALIFSREGAKVAVADISEEGGKETVKEIEKRGGKSIFIKTDVSKTEDIDNMVERCLEEFGRVDILVNNAGIYRTYVLHEMPEEEWEKIININLKSVFLTSKKVIPEMLKQGKGKIINIASIAGFVSFELSAAYCASKGGIIAFTKELAQEYAPKKINVNCIAPGIIKTAMTKDMLADSEMEKFLKANTLYPRLGEPEDIAYGALYLASDESDFVNGEMLVIDGGWTIK; encoded by the coding sequence ATGAGATTAGAAAACAAAGTCGCTGTTATTACTGGCGCTGGTTCGGGGATTGGCAAAGCCATTGCTTTAATTTTTTCCCGTGAAGGGGCAAAAGTGGCAGTAGCGGACATTTCCGAAGAAGGGGGGAAAGAAACAGTTAAAGAAATTGAAAAAAGAGGGGGGAAATCAATTTTTATTAAAACTGATGTAAGTAAAACGGAAGATATTGATAATATGGTAGAGCGATGTTTGGAAGAATTTGGACGGGTGGATATTTTAGTTAATAACGCTGGAATTTATCGCACTTATGTTTTACATGAAATGCCCGAAGAAGAATGGGAGAAGATTATTAATATTAATTTAAAAAGCGTATTTTTGACTAGTAAAAAAGTAATTCCAGAGATGCTTAAGCAGGGCAAAGGTAAAATTATCAACATTGCCTCTATTGCCGGTTTTGTTAGTTTTGAATTGAGTGCTGCTTATTGCGCTTCTAAAGGAGGAATTATCGCCTTTACTAAAGAATTGGCTCAAGAATATGCCCCCAAAAAAATTAATGTTAATTGTATTGCTCCAGGTATTATTAAAACGGCAATGACCAAAGATATGTTGGCTGATTCGGAAATGGAAAAATTTTTGAAAGCTAATACTCTTTATCCGCGTTTAGGCGAACCAGAAGATATTGCTTATGGAGCGCTTTATTTAGCTTCCGATGAATCGGATTTTGTTAATGGTGAAATGCTGGTAATTGATGGCGGCTGGACAATTAAATAA
- the sufB gene encoding FeS cluster assembly protein SufB, with protein sequence MSKSNLPQEFLNSAQKCNFDKELFKKEDIPHLYVESNKVLSLGQIPGIKVITKTFRQGVKIKLIVLKGREIEKPIFFCFGLLQKKAKQIILPEIILEENSKAKIFTHCTFPFALNITHTMKAKLVLKKGAQLIYEERHYHGDYFGANVLPSFEAILEKEASLENYFILNQGTVGKLKINFKAKLKEKAISEITTRIIGKGEKDDIFINDKIILEGENSRSLIKIRAAAVDGGKVFGQGETIALAKNAQGHVDCQEIVIGKKSICRAVPIVEVKHPEARITHEASVGKISQKELEVLMTRGLSEKEAIDFIIRGKLD encoded by the coding sequence ATGTCAAAAAGCAACTTGCCCCAAGAATTTTTAAACTCTGCTCAAAAATGCAATTTTGATAAGGAATTATTTAAAAAAGAAGACATTCCCCATCTTTATGTTGAATCAAATAAAGTATTGTCTTTAGGGCAAATCCCGGGTATAAAAGTAATAACCAAAACTTTTCGGCAAGGGGTAAAAATAAAATTGATTGTTTTAAAAGGAAGGGAAATAGAAAAACCGATTTTCTTTTGTTTTGGTTTGCTTCAAAAAAAAGCTAAACAAATTATTCTACCGGAAATAATTTTAGAAGAAAATTCTAAGGCAAAGATTTTTACTCATTGCACTTTCCCTTTTGCCTTAAATATCACTCATACGATGAAGGCTAAATTGGTTTTAAAAAAGGGGGCGCAATTAATTTACGAAGAGAGGCATTATCATGGAGATTATTTCGGCGCCAATGTTTTACCTTCTTTTGAAGCTATTTTAGAGAAAGAGGCAAGTTTAGAAAATTATTTTATTTTAAATCAAGGGACGGTCGGCAAACTTAAAATTAATTTTAAGGCTAAATTAAAAGAAAAAGCAATTAGCGAGATAACCACTCGTATCATTGGGAAAGGCGAGAAAGACGATATTTTTATTAATGATAAAATAATTTTAGAGGGAGAAAATTCGAGGAGCTTAATTAAAATAAGAGCGGCAGCGGTTGATGGGGGTAAAGTATTCGGACAGGGAGAAACAATTGCTTTGGCTAAAAATGCCCAAGGCCATGTGGATTGTCAAGAAATTGTTATTGGCAAAAAGTCTATTTGTCGGGCAGTGCCCATTGTAGAAGTCAAACATCCCGAAGCGCGTATTACTCATGAAGCTTCGGTGGGGAAAATTAGTCAAAAAGAATTAGAAGTGCTGATGACTCGCGGGTTATCAGAAAAAGAAGCCATTGATTTTATTATTCGCGGAAAATTAGATTAG
- the yurY gene encoding Vegetative protein 296, whose translation MINVLEVKNLTVQVETGKKILQNISFKIENNSVYVLIGPNGSGKSTLAYVLMGLPKYKVVSGKIFFQGKDITKLAVDKRAKMGLCLGWQEPVYLEGIKVLDFIKAGAEKVSLKKIEESLSLVGLDSSILGRVLDRSLSGGERKRIELASLIVLNPKLMILDEPDAGLDIIIYREFYNILENIKKQTKTAILLITHREEIGFMASQAIFLNQGRIVCQGNFNEVMKKYCETSQRKKICQKATCPKNF comes from the coding sequence TGTTCAAGTAGAAACAGGCAAAAAAATCCTGCAAAATATCTCTTTTAAAATAGAAAATAATTCTGTTTATGTTTTAATTGGACCCAATGGTTCGGGCAAATCAACTTTGGCTTATGTCTTAATGGGTCTTCCTAAATATAAAGTAGTTTCCGGTAAAATTTTTTTTCAAGGCAAAGATATCACTAAATTGGCCGTGGATAAAAGGGCAAAAATGGGTTTATGCTTGGGTTGGCAAGAACCGGTTTATTTAGAGGGCATTAAAGTGCTTGATTTTATTAAAGCCGGAGCAGAAAAAGTTAGTTTAAAAAAAATAGAGGAATCTTTATCTTTAGTAGGTTTAGATTCTTCTATTTTGGGAAGGGTATTAGATAGAAGCCTGAGCGGTGGAGAGAGAAAAAGAATAGAATTAGCTTCTTTAATAGTTTTAAATCCGAAATTAATGATTTTAGATGAACCTGATGCGGGACTGGATATTATTATTTATCGGGAGTTTTATAATATTTTAGAAAATATAAAAAAACAAACAAAAACAGCTATTCTCTTAATTACTCATCGGGAAGAAATAGGTTTTATGGCTAGCCAAGCTATATTTTTAAACCAAGGCAGAATAGTTTGCCAAGGAAATTTTAATGAAGTGATGAAAAAATATTGTGAAACTTCCCAAAGAAAAAAAATATGTCAAAAAGCAACTTGCCCCAAGAATTTTTAA